In Candidatus Wallbacteria bacterium, a genomic segment contains:
- a CDS encoding C1 family peptidase, protein MKNSICFLLFFSFSLNALQAETQTLCLSYSQKMDIYARALQEATLDGNSYRVSVKAIPQALIDDTALQDRKDNLAREAREFSARLAEDYRKSGRQTFTPVLPKPVQLPKEFDQRDAGIISTPKNQGNFGNCWYFALAGICEAAIAKGSGKMYDLSEQLLVNCVQVQGSVGDDKISPWDLVVNRGFVLESELPYVGNVETCKNLPCIEKNDYLFRFVFPLDKETQALLESWGAVIEGNGVVWYTNKGEYGMVNTTGEDFIKRVIFNYGGCCVYLICDEAIMSYEGGIFNHVPDDSVHTDHAVMLIGWNDREGYWIIKNSWGTDWGEEGYMRLKYGSAKMELNGDGTIYRRSQFDYNY, encoded by the coding sequence ATGAAGAACAGTATCTGTTTTCTCCTGTTTTTCTCTTTTTCACTCAATGCTCTTCAAGCAGAAACTCAAACCTTATGTCTTTCATACAGCCAGAAAATGGATATCTATGCCAGGGCACTTCAGGAAGCCACTCTGGACGGCAATTCCTACCGCGTCTCAGTAAAAGCGATACCGCAGGCCCTGATTGATGACACAGCATTGCAGGACAGGAAAGATAATCTGGCCAGGGAGGCCAGGGAATTCTCTGCCCGGCTGGCGGAAGATTACAGGAAGTCAGGACGGCAGACCTTCACCCCGGTGCTCCCGAAGCCAGTCCAGCTCCCAAAAGAGTTCGATCAACGGGATGCAGGGATCATTTCCACTCCCAAAAACCAGGGTAACTTCGGCAACTGCTGGTACTTTGCCCTGGCCGGCATCTGCGAGGCTGCAATCGCCAAAGGCTCAGGAAAAATGTACGACCTGTCCGAGCAGTTACTGGTCAACTGTGTGCAAGTCCAGGGCAGTGTGGGCGACGACAAGATATCCCCCTGGGATCTGGTGGTAAACAGGGGCTTCGTGCTGGAATCCGAGTTACCTTATGTGGGAAATGTCGAAACATGCAAAAACCTGCCCTGCATCGAAAAGAATGATTATCTGTTCCGCTTCGTTTTCCCGCTGGACAAGGAAACCCAGGCCCTGCTGGAATCATGGGGTGCAGTCATCGAAGGTAACGGAGTAGTCTGGTACACCAATAAAGGCGAATACGGCATGGTCAACACGACCGGCGAAGACTTCATCAAGCGGGTGATCTTCAATTACGGCGGATGCTGTGTCTATCTCATCTGCGACGAAGCGATCATGAGTTATGAAGGCGGAATTTTCAATCATGTTCCTGACGACTCTGTTCACACTGACCATGCAGTTATGCTGATTGGCTGGAATGACCGGGAAGGATACTGGATCATAAAGAACTCCTGGGGGACAGACTGGGGTGAAGAGGGATACATGCGCCTGAAATACGGATCAGCGAAGATGGAACTCAATGGCGATGGTACGATTTACCGCAGAAGCCAGTTTGACTACAATTACTGA